A portion of the Pseudoxanthomonas sp. JBR18 genome contains these proteins:
- a CDS encoding Lrp/AsnC family transcriptional regulator codes for MSSSRPTPPSPGSAAPLRLDRYDLKILRVLSSDARVTKSNLAASVNLSVGATWERVRKLEERGLIRGYQAVIDWQRMFRTSQVLVQIELGMHGGDAMRRFAARMAQAPEVAFCYATGGGIDYIAMIHCRDIDHYQQFMEGLLSEEIGIARYYTYVVTKEIKAPDGAPPADLTLPGD; via the coding sequence ATGTCCAGCTCTCGCCCGACACCGCCCTCTCCCGGCTCCGCTGCTCCGCTGCGGCTGGATCGCTACGACCTGAAGATCCTGCGCGTGTTGTCCAGCGACGCGCGAGTCACCAAGTCGAATCTGGCGGCCTCGGTCAACCTTTCGGTCGGCGCGACCTGGGAGCGGGTCCGCAAGCTGGAAGAGCGCGGGTTGATCCGGGGCTACCAGGCGGTGATCGACTGGCAGCGGATGTTCCGCACCAGCCAGGTCCTGGTGCAGATCGAACTGGGCATGCACGGAGGTGATGCCATGCGCCGTTTCGCCGCGCGCATGGCCCAGGCGCCGGAGGTGGCGTTCTGTTACGCCACCGGTGGCGGCATCGACTACATCGCGATGATCCACTGCCGCGATATCGACCACTACCAGCAATTCATGGAGGGCCTGCTGAGCGAGGAGATCGGGATCGCGCGCTACTACACCTACGTGGTGACCAAGGAAATCAAGGCCCCGGACGGCGCGCCCCCTGCAGATCTGACACTACCGGGCGACTAA
- the rnd gene encoding ribonuclease D: MPLWIDTPDALRAHLQTLPAWVGLDTEFIREKTFWPQLALVQIAIGDTTLLVDPLVPGMCEALAPLLTDTGVVKVMHSASEDLIALRCACGVLPSPIFDTQIAAALSGLAGGMGYQKLVAEITGVTLSKGETRSDWLKRPLSASQLEYAADDVTHLGALYETLSSRLQARGRSAWLEADCARMVAQASEDNGERWPHLSMRSAQFLDAAAQRRLLRLLRWREAQARSSDRPKSWILDNELAATLARTPPATREALAKLFETLPKAPRKLADPIWTALDTSLPDEDQAPLAKASDSDRNRLKKLQDAVSRTSAELELPDGILASRRWLEALMERGEWPAALSGWRREHLEPVLAPLLSQR, from the coding sequence GTGCCCCTTTGGATCGACACCCCCGACGCGCTGCGTGCGCACCTGCAGACGCTGCCCGCCTGGGTGGGACTGGATACCGAATTCATCCGCGAAAAGACTTTCTGGCCGCAGCTAGCATTGGTCCAGATCGCGATCGGCGACACCACGCTGCTGGTCGATCCACTGGTCCCCGGGATGTGCGAGGCACTCGCCCCCCTGCTGACCGACACCGGCGTGGTCAAGGTGATGCACAGCGCCAGTGAGGACCTGATCGCCCTGCGCTGCGCCTGCGGCGTGCTGCCAAGTCCGATCTTCGACACCCAGATCGCCGCGGCGCTGTCCGGCCTGGCCGGCGGCATGGGCTACCAGAAGCTGGTGGCCGAGATCACCGGCGTCACCCTGTCCAAGGGCGAGACCCGTTCGGATTGGCTCAAGCGTCCCCTCAGCGCCTCCCAGCTGGAATACGCCGCCGACGATGTAACCCACCTGGGCGCACTGTACGAGACCCTCTCCTCCCGCCTGCAGGCGCGCGGGCGCAGCGCCTGGTTGGAAGCCGACTGCGCACGCATGGTCGCCCAGGCCAGCGAGGACAACGGCGAGCGCTGGCCACACCTGTCCATGCGCAGCGCCCAGTTCCTCGATGCCGCCGCGCAACGGCGTCTGTTGCGCCTGTTGCGTTGGCGCGAAGCCCAGGCCCGCAGCAGCGACCGGCCCAAGAGCTGGATCCTGGACAACGAGCTGGCCGCCACCCTCGCGCGCACGCCCCCGGCCACCCGCGAGGCCCTGGCCAAGCTCTTCGAGACCCTGCCCAAGGCGCCGCGCAAGCTCGCCGATCCGATCTGGACGGCGCTGGATACGTCGCTGCCCGACGAGGACCAGGCGCCGCTGGCCAAGGCCAGCGACAGCGACCGCAACCGCCTCAAGAAACTGCAGGACGCCGTCTCCAGGACTTCAGCCGAGCTGGAGCTGCCCGATGGCATCCTCGCGTCGCGGCGCTGGCTGGAAGCGCTAATGGAGCGCGGCGAGTGGCCGGCGGCGCTGTCGGGCTGGCGTCGCGAGCATCTTGAACCGGTGCTGGCGCCCCTGCTGTCACAGCGCTGA
- a CDS encoding formylglycine-generating enzyme family protein gives MGGTLRYIAPGLILLLLAACGERPQAVAPVSSPQASPAALVTTSRTPSVTVRDDDTTDAGLNWDAPQVEIADDAVRQARRDAAAALRAGDLFEQPRDAIPLYLALLRRNPEDKVASRGLARAATALLAQGAKAVAAAENDSEALARAVRIAAVVRTVLPDDPRTDPFLSQVDLAEQLARLNATGESQLRQGILGEAGGDGALTTFRNVLQLAPGQARATQGMAATESAFIGRAEAAARASDFDAAARWLGLAASIRKDAPTVADAQARIEQERARQIAALRDAGLAELGTPMGLKSAREKLAAALRIALPGDPVAAELRQRIDLATHYGLFRPGQAFTDAMSSGGRAPTMVVVPHGGFRMGAEDDEPGASDAEKPAHYVRFDRGFAVSRTPVTVAEFRRFVQATDYRARATRRGHSIVYDERSGNFVRRSGVDWQSGYDGSKAADDMPVIHVSVRDAEAYADWLAEQTGRGYRLPSEAEFEYILRAGSQGRYPWGNQSPPPEGVANLTGGNDASPSGRHWANAFFGYGDGYWGPSPVATFKPNAWGLYDVGGNVSEWVADCWHASFRRAPDDGVAWFNPGCRARVVRGGAWASSPQQSRAAWRGSQDSDMTSARVGFRVVRGI, from the coding sequence ATGGGAGGCACATTGCGGTACATCGCCCCGGGGCTGATCCTGCTGCTGCTGGCGGCCTGTGGCGAACGCCCGCAGGCCGTGGCGCCGGTCTCTTCGCCGCAGGCCTCGCCTGCCGCGCTGGTGACGACCTCGCGCACGCCCAGCGTCACCGTGCGCGACGACGACACCACCGATGCCGGCCTGAACTGGGATGCGCCGCAGGTGGAGATCGCCGACGACGCGGTCCGCCAGGCCCGACGCGACGCCGCCGCGGCGCTGCGTGCGGGAGATCTTTTCGAACAGCCGCGCGATGCGATCCCGCTGTATCTGGCCCTGTTGCGGCGCAATCCGGAGGACAAGGTCGCCAGTCGCGGACTGGCGCGTGCGGCCACCGCGCTGCTGGCCCAGGGTGCCAAGGCGGTGGCCGCGGCGGAGAACGATTCCGAGGCACTGGCCCGGGCGGTCAGGATCGCCGCGGTGGTGCGCACGGTCCTGCCGGACGACCCGCGCACCGATCCGTTCCTGTCCCAGGTCGACCTGGCCGAGCAGCTCGCCCGGCTCAACGCCACCGGAGAGAGCCAGTTGCGCCAGGGGATCCTGGGCGAGGCAGGAGGAGACGGCGCACTGACCACGTTCCGCAACGTGCTGCAGCTCGCGCCGGGACAGGCGCGGGCCACCCAGGGCATGGCGGCCACCGAGAGCGCCTTCATCGGACGCGCCGAGGCAGCCGCGCGGGCGTCGGATTTCGATGCGGCAGCGCGCTGGCTGGGGCTGGCGGCCAGCATCCGCAAGGACGCCCCGACCGTGGCCGATGCGCAGGCCCGGATCGAGCAGGAGCGCGCACGACAGATCGCGGCCCTGCGTGATGCGGGGCTGGCCGAACTGGGCACCCCCATGGGGCTGAAGAGCGCGCGGGAGAAACTGGCGGCCGCGCTGCGTATCGCCCTGCCGGGCGACCCGGTCGCCGCCGAGCTGCGCCAGCGCATCGACCTGGCCACCCATTACGGTCTGTTCCGTCCCGGACAGGCCTTCACCGATGCGATGTCCTCCGGTGGCCGCGCGCCGACCATGGTGGTGGTGCCGCACGGTGGCTTCCGCATGGGCGCCGAGGACGACGAGCCTGGCGCCAGCGACGCGGAGAAGCCGGCGCATTACGTCCGCTTCGATCGTGGCTTCGCGGTCTCGCGCACGCCGGTGACGGTGGCCGAGTTCCGGCGCTTCGTCCAGGCCACCGACTACCGCGCCCGTGCCACCCGGCGCGGGCATTCCATCGTCTACGACGAGCGCAGCGGCAACTTCGTGCGCCGCAGCGGGGTGGACTGGCAGTCCGGCTACGACGGCAGCAAGGCCGCCGACGACATGCCGGTGATCCATGTCAGCGTGCGCGATGCCGAGGCCTACGCCGACTGGCTGGCCGAGCAGACCGGGCGCGGCTATCGCCTGCCCAGCGAGGCGGAGTTCGAGTACATCCTGCGTGCCGGCAGCCAGGGGCGCTATCCGTGGGGCAATCAGTCGCCGCCTCCGGAGGGGGTAGCCAACCTGACCGGGGGCAACGATGCCTCGCCCAGCGGGCGCCACTGGGCCAACGCGTTCTTCGGCTATGGCGATGGGTACTGGGGACCGTCGCCGGTGGCGACCTTCAAACCCAACGCGTGGGGCCTGTACGACGTGGGCGGCAACGTGAGCGAATGGGTCGCCGACTGCTGGCATGCCAGCTTCCGCCGTGCCCCGGACGATGGCGTGGCGTGGTTCAATCCCGGCTGCCGGGCCCGTGTGGTCCGGGGAGGAGCCTGGGCCAGCTCGCCGCAGCAGTCACGCGCGGCCTGGCGCGGCTCGCAGGACTCGGACATGACCAGCGCCCGCGTCGGCTTTCGCGTGGTGCGCGGAATCTAG
- a CDS encoding M48 family metallopeptidase: MQNPAYGNSGMRRRRGGGIRWWILLAFAGYAAFSWFGSRQTDPYTGEDAHYGATPAEESELGVQAYQQVLGEARQQGALLPASDPTSQEVATIAQRLVAVAPQVAADLAKAHGQQPPDLSSYQWQVSVLNSDQANAFCLPGGKIAVYTGLIPIAQTRDALAVVMGHEIAHALLRHGSQRMAQQKLVQMGQIAAGMSGMDQQTMAALGAGVQYGVVLPYGRGHETQADEVGLMLAAAACYDPRQAIPLWERMSQLDGGQRPPEFASTHPDPANRIGHLQQLMPQAQQFHDRYCGAGALPADQAL; the protein is encoded by the coding sequence ATGCAGAACCCGGCCTACGGCAACAGCGGCATGCGGCGTCGCCGCGGTGGGGGCATCCGCTGGTGGATCCTGCTGGCCTTTGCCGGCTATGCCGCCTTCAGCTGGTTCGGCAGCCGCCAGACCGATCCGTACACCGGCGAGGATGCCCACTATGGTGCCACCCCGGCCGAGGAATCCGAGCTGGGCGTGCAGGCCTACCAACAGGTGCTGGGCGAAGCCCGCCAGCAGGGCGCGCTGTTGCCGGCCAGTGATCCGACCAGCCAGGAGGTGGCGACCATCGCCCAGCGCCTGGTGGCGGTGGCCCCCCAGGTCGCGGCCGATCTGGCCAAGGCGCATGGTCAGCAGCCTCCGGACCTGTCCTCCTACCAGTGGCAGGTCAGCGTGCTGAATTCGGACCAGGCCAATGCCTTCTGCCTGCCGGGCGGCAAGATCGCGGTGTATACCGGGCTGATTCCGATCGCCCAGACCCGCGATGCGCTGGCGGTGGTGATGGGGCACGAGATCGCCCATGCGCTGCTGCGCCACGGTTCCCAGCGCATGGCCCAGCAGAAGCTGGTGCAGATGGGCCAGATCGCCGCGGGCATGTCTGGGATGGACCAGCAAACCATGGCCGCACTGGGCGCCGGCGTGCAGTACGGCGTGGTGCTGCCCTACGGGCGCGGGCACGAGACGCAGGCCGACGAGGTCGGCCTGATGCTGGCGGCGGCGGCCTGCTACGACCCGCGCCAGGCGATCCCGCTGTGGGAGCGGATGTCACAGCTGGACGGCGGCCAGCGCCCGCCGGAATTCGCCTCGACCCACCCCGATCCGGCCAACCGCATCGGCCACCTCCAGCAGCTGATGCCGCAGGCTCAGCAGTTCCATGATCGTTACTGCGGTGCAGGAGCCTTGCCGGCCGATCAGGCGCTGTAG
- the phbB gene encoding acetoacetyl-CoA reductase — MTQRIALVTGGIGGLGTAICRALTDAGHRVIATDLPAAPERVAAFSDATGGAVRFEPADVSDQAQCADLIARVQAAEGAIDILVNNAGITRDATLRKMDLAQWNAVLQVNLTSAFQLCHHAIDGMIQRGHGRIVNISSVSGQTGNFGQANYAAAKAGLHGLTMSLAREVAAKGITVNSVSPGYVRTPMTAAMPAHVLEKTQAAVPVGRLGEPSDIARAVAFFCEDAAGYITGANLPVNGGLFMGF; from the coding sequence ATGACCCAACGCATCGCCCTGGTCACCGGCGGCATCGGTGGCCTCGGCACGGCCATCTGCCGTGCGCTGACCGATGCCGGCCATCGCGTGATCGCCACCGACCTGCCGGCCGCGCCCGAGCGCGTGGCCGCCTTTTCCGACGCCACCGGGGGCGCGGTCCGCTTCGAACCGGCCGACGTGTCTGACCAGGCGCAATGCGCCGACCTGATTGCACGCGTCCAGGCCGCCGAAGGCGCCATCGACATCCTGGTCAACAACGCCGGCATCACCCGCGACGCGACCCTGCGCAAGATGGACCTGGCGCAGTGGAATGCGGTGCTGCAGGTCAACCTGACCAGTGCCTTCCAGCTGTGCCATCACGCCATCGACGGCATGATCCAGCGCGGGCATGGCCGCATCGTCAACATCAGCTCGGTCAGCGGGCAGACCGGCAACTTCGGCCAGGCCAACTACGCCGCGGCCAAGGCCGGACTGCACGGGCTGACGATGTCGCTGGCGCGCGAGGTCGCGGCCAAGGGCATCACCGTCAACAGCGTGTCGCCGGGCTATGTGCGCACGCCGATGACCGCCGCGATGCCGGCGCACGTGCTGGAGAAGACCCAGGCCGCCGTCCCGGTCGGGCGCCTGGGCGAGCCGTCCGACATCGCGCGCGCGGTGGCGTTCTTCTGCGAGGACGCGGCCGGCTACATCACCGGCGCCAACCTACCGGTCAACGGCGGCTTGTTCATGGGGTTCTGA
- the phaR gene encoding polyhydroxyalkanoate synthesis repressor PhaR — MAATRIIKKYPNRRLYDTEISSYITIEDVRQLIVDGEEFEVRDAKSGEDLTRLVLLQIISEQEQDGEPVLSTQLLSQIIRFYGDSLQGFMGNYLERSMQMFMDQQAQFRQQMGNLLGQTPWAMMNQLTERNLEIWQEFQRNMTAGMGRPTARPSATKEPPPRESSKSRR, encoded by the coding sequence ATGGCTGCGACCCGAATCATCAAGAAATATCCCAACCGTCGTCTCTACGACACTGAAATTTCCAGCTACATCACCATCGAGGACGTCCGCCAGCTCATCGTCGACGGCGAGGAATTCGAAGTCCGCGACGCCAAGAGCGGCGAGGACCTGACCCGCCTGGTCCTGCTGCAGATCATCAGCGAGCAGGAGCAGGACGGCGAGCCGGTGCTCTCCACCCAGTTGCTCAGCCAGATCATCCGTTTCTACGGTGACTCGCTGCAGGGCTTCATGGGCAACTACCTGGAGCGCAGCATGCAGATGTTCATGGACCAGCAGGCGCAGTTCCGCCAGCAGATGGGCAACCTGCTGGGGCAGACGCCGTGGGCGATGATGAACCAGCTCACCGAGCGCAACCTGGAGATCTGGCAGGAGTTCCAGCGCAACATGACCGCCGGCATGGGGCGTCCCACCGCGCGTCCGTCAGCCACCAAGGAACCGCCGCCGCGCGAGTCCAGCAAGTCGCGACGCTGA
- the phbB gene encoding acetoacetyl-CoA reductase has translation MTSRVALVTGGTGGIGTAICRKLSSLGHRVATNYRDRDRAMAWQEKMRAEGLDILLVPGDVRYGDQAQAMVDEVTGRLGPVDILINNAGITRDTTFHKMEADQWSEVIDTNLTSVFNMTRPVIGGMRERRWGRIVQISSINGQKGQYGQANYAAAKAGMHGFTISLAQENAKFGITVNTVSPGYIGTDMVMAVPEDIRNKIVAQIPTGRLGTPDDIAYAVAFFVPDEAAWITGANLSANGGQYMGW, from the coding sequence ATGACGTCTCGCGTTGCACTGGTCACCGGCGGCACCGGTGGCATCGGCACGGCCATCTGCCGAAAGCTCTCCTCCCTGGGCCACCGCGTGGCCACCAACTACCGCGATCGCGACCGGGCCATGGCCTGGCAGGAGAAGATGCGCGCCGAAGGCCTAGACATCCTGCTGGTCCCTGGCGATGTCCGCTATGGGGACCAGGCCCAGGCCATGGTCGATGAGGTCACCGGCCGGCTCGGCCCGGTGGACATCCTGATCAACAACGCCGGCATCACCCGCGACACCACCTTCCACAAGATGGAAGCGGACCAGTGGAGTGAGGTGATCGACACCAACCTCACCTCCGTGTTCAACATGACCCGGCCGGTGATCGGCGGCATGCGCGAGCGTCGCTGGGGCCGCATCGTCCAGATCAGCTCGATCAACGGACAAAAGGGCCAATACGGGCAGGCCAACTACGCGGCAGCCAAGGCCGGCATGCACGGCTTCACCATCTCGCTGGCACAGGAAAACGCGAAGTTCGGCATCACCGTCAACACCGTCTCGCCCGGCTACATCGGCACCGACATGGTGATGGCCGTCCCCGAGGACATCCGCAACAAGATCGTCGCCCAGATCCCCACTGGCCGCCTGGGCACACCCGACGACATCGCCTATGCGGTGGCCTTCTTCGTGCCCGACGAGGCGGCCTGGATCACCGGCGCCAACCTCTCGGCCAATGGCGGCCAGTACATGGGCTGGTGA